One Lutra lutra chromosome 7, mLutLut1.2, whole genome shotgun sequence DNA window includes the following coding sequences:
- the TEDC1 gene encoding tubulin epsilon and delta complex protein 1 isoform X1, giving the protein MGRRRRRGYAVGALPEAIAALSQTLPAGPSPEIFRRAKFDRPEAAPALWQLLFRVLSPPPAAGASPALGAQVRLVKSALCSQGYPRRVLAQLPEDGSQGSRELLLALAWLLARGPLLEHLLAQTRVWLGDEIPLCQYEALANPGPPAPCQEADGPVDIRHLQWLMGKLRFRWRDLITSQQELCALLGKIHSYTRGCHSDRSLGHLSVAEIQLLRDPEGGQQLLQRLESENTRLEAALQWRRQELVFWQWMDTVLGSCRLEASPATVLPRDPASGPGELELVAWELQGLHGELQGAAEPRRAAWEAKAGGWGPEWSTAQRAIQEAVGRDLAALQRAWEQGGAPALPHRPCRLVKRDARAVEGPGLWAAELTGALRIRESRLEAVLGRLQTRCRQELARLAGAEPGLIWILPSSR; this is encoded by the exons atggggcggcggcggcgccggggGTACGCGGTCGGGGCCCTGCCCGAGGCCATCGCCGCGCTGAGTCAGACGCTGCCCGCCGGGCCCAGCCCCGAAATCTTCCGCCGCGCCAAGTTCGACCGTCCGGAGGCG GCCCCAGCGCTCTGGCAGCTGCTCTTCCGCGTGCTCTCGCCGCCGCCGGCCGCCGGCGCCTCCCCTGCCCTCG GGGCCCAAGTCCGCCTGGTGAAGTCGGCGCTGTGCTCCCAGGGCTACCCCAGGCGGGTGCTGGCACAGCTCCCTGAGGACGGCTCCCAGGGCAGCCGTGAGCTTCTGCTGGCGCTGGCCTGGCTGCTGGCCCGCGGGCCCCTGCTGGAACACCTGCTGGCCCAGACTCGAGTGTGGCTGGGTGATGAGATACCCCTGTGCCAG TATGAAGCCCTGGCCAATCCTGGCCCACCTGCACCCTGCCAAGAAGCAGATGGCCCTGTGGACATACGCCACTTGCAGTGGTTGATGGGAAAGCTGCGGTTCCGGTGGCGAGACCTGATCACCAGTCAGCAGGAGCTGTGTGCCCTTCTGGGCAAG ATCCACTCCTATACCCGCGGCTGCCACAGTGACCGCAGCCTTGGCCACCTGTCTGTTGCTGAGATCCAGCTGCTCAGGGACCCAGAGGGCGGCCAGCAG CTGCTTCAGAGGCTGGAGAGTGAGAACACGCGCCTGGAGGCCGCCCTGCAGTGGCGACGTCAGGAGCTGGTCTTCTGGCAGTGGATG GACACGGTCCTGGGCAGCTGCCGCCTGGAAGCCTCACCGGCCACGGTTCTGCCCAGGGACCCTGCGTCGGGGCCTGGCGAGCTGGAGCTGGTGGCCTGGGAGCTACAGGGACTGCATGGGGAGTTGCAGGGGGCTGCGGAGCCCCGGCGGGCAGCCTGGGAGGCCAAG gctggaggctgggggccgGAGTGGAGCACTGCGCAGCGGGCCATACAGGAGGCTGTGGGGCGGGACCTGGCAGCTCTGCAGCGGGCCTGGGAGCAAGGTGGGGCCCCGGCGCTGCCCCACAGGCCCTGCAGGCTGGTGAAGAGGGATGCCAGAGCCGTGGAGGGCCCAGGCCTGTGGGCTGCCGAGCTGACTGGGGCGCTGCGGATCCGGGAGAGCCGCCTGGAGGCTGTGCTGGGCCGGCTGCAGACACGGTGTCGGCAGGAGCTGGCCAGGCTGGCGGGAGCCGAGCCCGGCCTCATCTGGATCCTGCCATCTAGTCGCTGA
- the LOC125104154 gene encoding uncharacterized protein LOC125104154, with protein sequence MDVPSTLRPGPPLLSHLVPGPGVCVCMVGGDAGREPGGGGCCSFPGGGAGGEGEATVDRGGFVRGTVRGAGLGPDKEPSVWVMCPRLAGIAPLRPRGSAFRHSSPSRHRRPRPASLSPGQLNPSPLLGRCRGLSAASYCQPGQAQGRSHSLGPHGTFSRWLCPRDTRCSLCIGQTRQTAQEGIPDPLLTGLARAVSGPGSFPPNHSPPPSSLSEFQLWSRAHGASTVCPPSSGCVESLLDSLQPTPLPPMPSAILTTGGTLLIWEASPLNAPCLLGTALEPGPPWALGSSTCRSQRHAQFYGAVLGQTDLWIQYNPTQNPTRVCVTLLWMLGHVGWVRPGEAQSGQGKRAGVVCRLSGRRCPEN encoded by the exons ATGGAc GTCCCATCCACACTGCGTCCTGGGCCCCCACTGCTGTCCCACCTTGTGCCCgggcctggtgtgtgtgtgtgtatggtgggcGGGGATGCTGGCcgggagcctgggggtgggggatgctgtTCCTTTCCTGGGGGCggtgctgggggtgagggggaggccACTGTGGACAGAGGGGGCTTTGTTCGTGGGACTGTTCGGGGAGCTGGGCTCGGCCCCGACAAAGAGCCATCTGTCTGGGTGATGTGCCCCCGGCTTGCCGGAATAGCCCCCCTCCGTCCCAGGGGCTCAGCCTTTCGGCACTCCTCACCCAGCAGGCACAGACGGCCTCGTCCTGCCTCTCTCAGCCCGGGACAGCTGAATCCCAGCCCGCTGCTGGGCAGGTGCAGGGGCCTGTCGGCTGCCTCCTACTGCCAGCCGGGTCAGGCCCAAGGACGCTCTCACAGCCTGGGTCCCCACGGAACGTTCTCTCGTTGGCTTTGCCCGAGGGACACCCGGTGCTCCCTCTGCATTGGTCAGACCAGGCAGACTGCTCAGGAGGGCATCCCTGACCCTCTCCTCACGGGCCTGGCCCGTGCAGTCTCTGGGCCGGGGTCCTTCCCTCCCAACCACAGCCCCCCTCCCAGCTCCTTGTCAGAGTTCCAGCTGTGGTCCAGGGCTCACGGGGCCTCGACCGTCTGCCCACCGTCCTCTGGATGTGTAGAGTCCCTTTTGGACTCCCTGCAGCCGACCCCTCTGCCTCCCATGCCCTCAGCCATCCTGACCACCGGCGGGACCCTCCTCATCTGGGAAGCAAGCCCACTCAACGCTCCCTGCCTTCTGGGGACTGCCCTTGAGCCGGGACCCCCGTGGGCCCTCGGGAGCTCGACGTGTAGAAGCCAGAGGCACGCTCAGTTCTATGGGGCTGTCCTTGGTCAGACTGATCTGTGGATCCAATACAATCCCACTCAAAACCCCACTCGTGTCTGTGTGACTTTGCTGTGGATGCTGGGGCACGTGGGGTGGGTCAGGCCCGGAGAGGCCCAGTCTGGGCAGGGGAAGCGAGCAGGTGTGGTCTGCAGGCTCAGTGGCAGGAGGTGTCCGGAGAACTAG
- the TEDC1 gene encoding tubulin epsilon and delta complex protein 1 isoform X4, which yields MGRRRRRGYAVGALPEAIAALSQTLPAGPSPEIFRRAKFDRPEAAPALWQLLFRVLSPPPAAGASPALGAQVRLVKSALCSQGYPRRVLAQLPEDGSQGSRELLLALAWLLARGPLLEHLLAQTRVWLGDEIPLCQYEALANPGPPAPCQEADGPVDIRHLQWLMGKLRFRWRDLITSQQELCALLGKIHSYTRGCHSDRSLGHLSVAEIQLLRDPEGGQQLLQRLESENTRLEAALQWRRQELVFWQWMDTVLGSCRLEASPATVLPRDPASGPGELELVAWELQGLHGELQGAAEPRRAAWEAKAGGWWPEESRCPSPQPRPRPRAAVLSMSGTSHGPFVVPEACRWNSWAQFPPKACRAT from the exons atggggcggcggcggcgccggggGTACGCGGTCGGGGCCCTGCCCGAGGCCATCGCCGCGCTGAGTCAGACGCTGCCCGCCGGGCCCAGCCCCGAAATCTTCCGCCGCGCCAAGTTCGACCGTCCGGAGGCG GCCCCAGCGCTCTGGCAGCTGCTCTTCCGCGTGCTCTCGCCGCCGCCGGCCGCCGGCGCCTCCCCTGCCCTCG GGGCCCAAGTCCGCCTGGTGAAGTCGGCGCTGTGCTCCCAGGGCTACCCCAGGCGGGTGCTGGCACAGCTCCCTGAGGACGGCTCCCAGGGCAGCCGTGAGCTTCTGCTGGCGCTGGCCTGGCTGCTGGCCCGCGGGCCCCTGCTGGAACACCTGCTGGCCCAGACTCGAGTGTGGCTGGGTGATGAGATACCCCTGTGCCAG TATGAAGCCCTGGCCAATCCTGGCCCACCTGCACCCTGCCAAGAAGCAGATGGCCCTGTGGACATACGCCACTTGCAGTGGTTGATGGGAAAGCTGCGGTTCCGGTGGCGAGACCTGATCACCAGTCAGCAGGAGCTGTGTGCCCTTCTGGGCAAG ATCCACTCCTATACCCGCGGCTGCCACAGTGACCGCAGCCTTGGCCACCTGTCTGTTGCTGAGATCCAGCTGCTCAGGGACCCAGAGGGCGGCCAGCAG CTGCTTCAGAGGCTGGAGAGTGAGAACACGCGCCTGGAGGCCGCCCTGCAGTGGCGACGTCAGGAGCTGGTCTTCTGGCAGTGGATG GACACGGTCCTGGGCAGCTGCCGCCTGGAAGCCTCACCGGCCACGGTTCTGCCCAGGGACCCTGCGTCGGGGCCTGGCGAGCTGGAGCTGGTGGCCTGGGAGCTACAGGGACTGCATGGGGAGTTGCAGGGGGCTGCGGAGCCCCGGCGGGCAGCCTGGGAGGCCAAGG CTGGAGGGTGGTGGCCGGAGGAGTCCCGCTGTCCCAGCCCCCAGCCGCGGCCCCGTCCGCGTGCGGCAGTGCTCTCCATGAGCGGGACCAGCCACGGTCCCTTCGTGGTTCCTGAAGCGTGTCGGTGGAACTCGTGGGCACAGTTTCCCCCCAAAGCCTGTAGAGCCACGTGA
- the CRIP2 gene encoding cysteine-rich protein 2 isoform X4, translating to MPGFCVLNNGAAQWGTSSLPGQQTQSILSPQLGCHQLSQLLQGPIRRLRSLWEAWVCECGAAEKVSSLGKDWHKFCLKCERCGRTLTAGGHAEHDGKPFCHKPCYATLFGPKASSVTTFTGEPNVCPGCSKRVYFAEKVTSLGKDWHRPCLRCGRCGKTLTPGGHAEHDGQPYCHKPCYGILFGPKGVNTGAVGSYIYDRDPEGKVQP from the exons ATGCCTGGCTTTTGTGTCCTTAACAATGGTGCAGCCCAGTGGGGAACCAGCTCCCTTCCAGGACAGCAGACCCAATCAATTCTGTCTCCCCAACTGGGCTG CCACCAGCTCAGCCAACTCCTTCAGGGCCCAATTAGGAGGCTCAGGAGTCTGTGGGAGGCCTGGGTGTGTGAGTGCGGAGCAG CTGAGAAGGTGAGCTCTCTGGGCAAGGATTGGCACAAGTTCTGTCTCAAGTGCGAGCGCTGCGGCAGGACGCTGACCGCTGGGGGCCATGCCGAG CATGACGGGAAGCCGTTCTGTCACAAGCCCTGCTATGCCACGCTCTTCGGACCCAAAG CCTCCAGCGTCACCACCTTCACGGGGGAGCCCAACGTGTGTCCCGGCTGCAGCAAGAGGGTCTACTTTG CCGAGAAGGTGACCTCTCTGGGCAAGGACTGGCACCGCCCGTGCCTGCGCTGTGGGCGCTGTGGGAAGACGCTGACTCCCGGCGGGCACGCCGAG CACGACGGCCAGCCCTACTGCCACAAGCCCTGCTACGGGATTCTCTTCGGACCCAAGG GAGTGAACACCGGGGCCGTGGGTAGCTACATCTACGACAGAGACCCAGAGGGCAAAGTCCAGCCCTAG
- the CRIP1 gene encoding cysteine-rich protein 1 — protein sequence MPKCPKCDKEVYFAERVTSLGKDWHRPCLKCEKCGKTLTSGGHAEHEGKPYCNHPCYASMFGPKGFGRGGAESHTFK from the exons ATGCCTAAGTGCCCCAAGTGCGACAAGGAGGTGTACTTTG CTGAGCGGGTGACCTCTCTGGGGAAGGACTGGCATCGGCCTTGCTTGAAGTGTGAGAAATGCGGGAAGACGCTGACGTCAGGGGGCCACGCTGAG CATGAAGGCAAGCCTTACTGCAACCACCCCTGCTACGCCTCCATGTTCGGGCCTAAAG GTTTTGGGCGGGGTGGAGCTGAGAGTCACACTTTCAAGTAA
- the TEDC1 gene encoding tubulin epsilon and delta complex protein 1 isoform X3: MGRRRRRGYAVGALPEAIAALSQTLPAGPSPEIFRRAKFDRPEAAPALWQLLFRVLSPPPAAGASPALGAQVRLVKSALCSQGYPRRVLAQLPEDGSQGSRELLLALAWLLARGPLLEHLLAQTRVWLGDEIPLCQYEALANPGPPAPCQEADGPVDIRHLQWLMGKLRFRWRDLITSQQELCALLGKLLQRLESENTRLEAALQWRRQELVFWQWMDTVLGSCRLEASPATVLPRDPASGPGELELVAWELQGLHGELQGAAEPRRAAWEAKAGGWGPEWSTAQRAIQEAVGRDLAALQRAWEQGGAPALPHRPCRLVKRDARAVEGPGLWAAELTGALRIRESRLEAVLGRLQTRCRQELARLAGAEPGLIWILPSSR; encoded by the exons atggggcggcggcggcgccggggGTACGCGGTCGGGGCCCTGCCCGAGGCCATCGCCGCGCTGAGTCAGACGCTGCCCGCCGGGCCCAGCCCCGAAATCTTCCGCCGCGCCAAGTTCGACCGTCCGGAGGCG GCCCCAGCGCTCTGGCAGCTGCTCTTCCGCGTGCTCTCGCCGCCGCCGGCCGCCGGCGCCTCCCCTGCCCTCG GGGCCCAAGTCCGCCTGGTGAAGTCGGCGCTGTGCTCCCAGGGCTACCCCAGGCGGGTGCTGGCACAGCTCCCTGAGGACGGCTCCCAGGGCAGCCGTGAGCTTCTGCTGGCGCTGGCCTGGCTGCTGGCCCGCGGGCCCCTGCTGGAACACCTGCTGGCCCAGACTCGAGTGTGGCTGGGTGATGAGATACCCCTGTGCCAG TATGAAGCCCTGGCCAATCCTGGCCCACCTGCACCCTGCCAAGAAGCAGATGGCCCTGTGGACATACGCCACTTGCAGTGGTTGATGGGAAAGCTGCGGTTCCGGTGGCGAGACCTGATCACCAGTCAGCAGGAGCTGTGTGCCCTTCTGGGCAAG CTGCTTCAGAGGCTGGAGAGTGAGAACACGCGCCTGGAGGCCGCCCTGCAGTGGCGACGTCAGGAGCTGGTCTTCTGGCAGTGGATG GACACGGTCCTGGGCAGCTGCCGCCTGGAAGCCTCACCGGCCACGGTTCTGCCCAGGGACCCTGCGTCGGGGCCTGGCGAGCTGGAGCTGGTGGCCTGGGAGCTACAGGGACTGCATGGGGAGTTGCAGGGGGCTGCGGAGCCCCGGCGGGCAGCCTGGGAGGCCAAG gctggaggctgggggccgGAGTGGAGCACTGCGCAGCGGGCCATACAGGAGGCTGTGGGGCGGGACCTGGCAGCTCTGCAGCGGGCCTGGGAGCAAGGTGGGGCCCCGGCGCTGCCCCACAGGCCCTGCAGGCTGGTGAAGAGGGATGCCAGAGCCGTGGAGGGCCCAGGCCTGTGGGCTGCCGAGCTGACTGGGGCGCTGCGGATCCGGGAGAGCCGCCTGGAGGCTGTGCTGGGCCGGCTGCAGACACGGTGTCGGCAGGAGCTGGCCAGGCTGGCGGGAGCCGAGCCCGGCCTCATCTGGATCCTGCCATCTAGTCGCTGA
- the CRIP2 gene encoding cysteine-rich protein 2 isoform X2, whose product MHTGEAPASGRQAGRATPATPAAEKVSSLGKDWHKFCLKCERCGRTLTAGGHAEHDGKPFCHKPCYATLFGPKGVNIGGAGSYIYEKPPAEGPQVTGPVQVPVARAEERKAGGPPKGPSRASSVTTFTGEPNVCPGCSKRVYFAEKVTSLGKDWHRPCLRCGRCGKTLTPGGHAEHDGQPYCHKPCYGILFGPKGVNTGAVGSYIYDRDPEGKVQP is encoded by the exons ATGCACACGGGCGAGGCACCGGCGTCGGGGCGCCAGGCGGGTCGGGCCACCCCCGCGACCCCGGCAG CTGAGAAGGTGAGCTCTCTGGGCAAGGATTGGCACAAGTTCTGTCTCAAGTGCGAGCGCTGCGGCAGGACGCTGACCGCTGGGGGCCATGCCGAG CATGACGGGAAGCCGTTCTGTCACAAGCCCTGCTATGCCACGCTCTTCGGACCCAAAG GTGTGAACATCGGGGGCGCTGGCTCCTACATCTACGAGAAGCCTCCTGCCGAGGGACCTCAGGTCACGGGCCCCGTCCAGGTGCCCGTGGCCCGGGCTGAGGAGCGCAAGGCCGGCGGCCCGCCCAAGGGGCCCAGCAGAG CCTCCAGCGTCACCACCTTCACGGGGGAGCCCAACGTGTGTCCCGGCTGCAGCAAGAGGGTCTACTTTG CCGAGAAGGTGACCTCTCTGGGCAAGGACTGGCACCGCCCGTGCCTGCGCTGTGGGCGCTGTGGGAAGACGCTGACTCCCGGCGGGCACGCCGAG CACGACGGCCAGCCCTACTGCCACAAGCCCTGCTACGGGATTCTCTTCGGACCCAAGG GAGTGAACACCGGGGCCGTGGGTAGCTACATCTACGACAGAGACCCAGAGGGCAAAGTCCAGCCCTAG
- the TEDC1 gene encoding tubulin epsilon and delta complex protein 1 isoform X2: MGRRRRRGYAVGALPEAIAALSQTLPAGPSPEIFRRAKFDRPEAAPALWQLLFRVLSPPPAAGASPALGAQVRLVKSALCSQGYPRRVLAQLPEDGSQGSRELLLALAWLLARGPLLEHLLAQTRVWLGDEIPLCQYEALANPGPPAPCQEADGPVDIRHLQWLMGKLRFRWRDLITSQQELCALLGKIHSYTRGCHSDRSLGHLSVAEIQLLRDPEGGQQDTVLGSCRLEASPATVLPRDPASGPGELELVAWELQGLHGELQGAAEPRRAAWEAKAGGWGPEWSTAQRAIQEAVGRDLAALQRAWEQGGAPALPHRPCRLVKRDARAVEGPGLWAAELTGALRIRESRLEAVLGRLQTRCRQELARLAGAEPGLIWILPSSR, translated from the exons atggggcggcggcggcgccggggGTACGCGGTCGGGGCCCTGCCCGAGGCCATCGCCGCGCTGAGTCAGACGCTGCCCGCCGGGCCCAGCCCCGAAATCTTCCGCCGCGCCAAGTTCGACCGTCCGGAGGCG GCCCCAGCGCTCTGGCAGCTGCTCTTCCGCGTGCTCTCGCCGCCGCCGGCCGCCGGCGCCTCCCCTGCCCTCG GGGCCCAAGTCCGCCTGGTGAAGTCGGCGCTGTGCTCCCAGGGCTACCCCAGGCGGGTGCTGGCACAGCTCCCTGAGGACGGCTCCCAGGGCAGCCGTGAGCTTCTGCTGGCGCTGGCCTGGCTGCTGGCCCGCGGGCCCCTGCTGGAACACCTGCTGGCCCAGACTCGAGTGTGGCTGGGTGATGAGATACCCCTGTGCCAG TATGAAGCCCTGGCCAATCCTGGCCCACCTGCACCCTGCCAAGAAGCAGATGGCCCTGTGGACATACGCCACTTGCAGTGGTTGATGGGAAAGCTGCGGTTCCGGTGGCGAGACCTGATCACCAGTCAGCAGGAGCTGTGTGCCCTTCTGGGCAAG ATCCACTCCTATACCCGCGGCTGCCACAGTGACCGCAGCCTTGGCCACCTGTCTGTTGCTGAGATCCAGCTGCTCAGGGACCCAGAGGGCGGCCAGCAG GACACGGTCCTGGGCAGCTGCCGCCTGGAAGCCTCACCGGCCACGGTTCTGCCCAGGGACCCTGCGTCGGGGCCTGGCGAGCTGGAGCTGGTGGCCTGGGAGCTACAGGGACTGCATGGGGAGTTGCAGGGGGCTGCGGAGCCCCGGCGGGCAGCCTGGGAGGCCAAG gctggaggctgggggccgGAGTGGAGCACTGCGCAGCGGGCCATACAGGAGGCTGTGGGGCGGGACCTGGCAGCTCTGCAGCGGGCCTGGGAGCAAGGTGGGGCCCCGGCGCTGCCCCACAGGCCCTGCAGGCTGGTGAAGAGGGATGCCAGAGCCGTGGAGGGCCCAGGCCTGTGGGCTGCCGAGCTGACTGGGGCGCTGCGGATCCGGGAGAGCCGCCTGGAGGCTGTGCTGGGCCGGCTGCAGACACGGTGTCGGCAGGAGCTGGCCAGGCTGGCGGGAGCCGAGCCCGGCCTCATCTGGATCCTGCCATCTAGTCGCTGA
- the CRIP2 gene encoding cysteine-rich protein 2 isoform X1 has product MPGFCVLNNGAAQWGTSSLPGQQTQSILSPQLGCHQLSQLLQGPIRRLRSLWEAWVCECGAAEKVSSLGKDWHKFCLKCERCGRTLTAGGHAEHDGKPFCHKPCYATLFGPKGVNIGGAGSYIYEKPPAEGPQVTGPVQVPVARAEERKAGGPPKGPSRASSVTTFTGEPNVCPGCSKRVYFAEKVTSLGKDWHRPCLRCGRCGKTLTPGGHAEHDGQPYCHKPCYGILFGPKGVNTGAVGSYIYDRDPEGKVQP; this is encoded by the exons ATGCCTGGCTTTTGTGTCCTTAACAATGGTGCAGCCCAGTGGGGAACCAGCTCCCTTCCAGGACAGCAGACCCAATCAATTCTGTCTCCCCAACTGGGCTG CCACCAGCTCAGCCAACTCCTTCAGGGCCCAATTAGGAGGCTCAGGAGTCTGTGGGAGGCCTGGGTGTGTGAGTGCGGAGCAG CTGAGAAGGTGAGCTCTCTGGGCAAGGATTGGCACAAGTTCTGTCTCAAGTGCGAGCGCTGCGGCAGGACGCTGACCGCTGGGGGCCATGCCGAG CATGACGGGAAGCCGTTCTGTCACAAGCCCTGCTATGCCACGCTCTTCGGACCCAAAG GTGTGAACATCGGGGGCGCTGGCTCCTACATCTACGAGAAGCCTCCTGCCGAGGGACCTCAGGTCACGGGCCCCGTCCAGGTGCCCGTGGCCCGGGCTGAGGAGCGCAAGGCCGGCGGCCCGCCCAAGGGGCCCAGCAGAG CCTCCAGCGTCACCACCTTCACGGGGGAGCCCAACGTGTGTCCCGGCTGCAGCAAGAGGGTCTACTTTG CCGAGAAGGTGACCTCTCTGGGCAAGGACTGGCACCGCCCGTGCCTGCGCTGTGGGCGCTGTGGGAAGACGCTGACTCCCGGCGGGCACGCCGAG CACGACGGCCAGCCCTACTGCCACAAGCCCTGCTACGGGATTCTCTTCGGACCCAAGG GAGTGAACACCGGGGCCGTGGGTAGCTACATCTACGACAGAGACCCAGAGGGCAAAGTCCAGCCCTAG
- the CRIP2 gene encoding cysteine-rich protein 2 isoform X3 produces MASKCPKCDKTVYFAEKVSSLGKDWHKFCLKCERCGRTLTAGGHAEHDGKPFCHKPCYATLFGPKGVNIGGAGSYIYEKPPAEGPQVTGPVQVPVARAEERKAGGPPKGPSRASSVTTFTGEPNVCPGCSKRVYFAEKVTSLGKDWHRPCLRCGRCGKTLTPGGHAEHDGQPYCHKPCYGILFGPKGVNTGAVGSYIYDRDPEGKVQP; encoded by the exons ATGGCCTCCAAGTGCCCCAAGTGCGACAAGACCGTGTACTTCG CTGAGAAGGTGAGCTCTCTGGGCAAGGATTGGCACAAGTTCTGTCTCAAGTGCGAGCGCTGCGGCAGGACGCTGACCGCTGGGGGCCATGCCGAG CATGACGGGAAGCCGTTCTGTCACAAGCCCTGCTATGCCACGCTCTTCGGACCCAAAG GTGTGAACATCGGGGGCGCTGGCTCCTACATCTACGAGAAGCCTCCTGCCGAGGGACCTCAGGTCACGGGCCCCGTCCAGGTGCCCGTGGCCCGGGCTGAGGAGCGCAAGGCCGGCGGCCCGCCCAAGGGGCCCAGCAGAG CCTCCAGCGTCACCACCTTCACGGGGGAGCCCAACGTGTGTCCCGGCTGCAGCAAGAGGGTCTACTTTG CCGAGAAGGTGACCTCTCTGGGCAAGGACTGGCACCGCCCGTGCCTGCGCTGTGGGCGCTGTGGGAAGACGCTGACTCCCGGCGGGCACGCCGAG CACGACGGCCAGCCCTACTGCCACAAGCCCTGCTACGGGATTCTCTTCGGACCCAAGG GAGTGAACACCGGGGCCGTGGGTAGCTACATCTACGACAGAGACCCAGAGGGCAAAGTCCAGCCCTAG
- the TEDC1 gene encoding tubulin epsilon and delta complex protein 1 isoform X5, translating to MGRRRRRGYAVGALPEAIAALSQTLPAGPSPEIFRRAKFDRPEAAPALWQLLFRVLSPPPAAGASPALGAQVRLVKSALCSQGYPRRVLAQLPEDGSQGSRELLLALAWLLARGPLLEHLLAQTRVWLGDEIPLCQIHSYTRGCHSDRSLGHLSVAEIQLLRDPEGGQQLLQRLESENTRLEAALQWRRQELVFWQWMDTVLGSCRLEASPATVLPRDPASGPGELELVAWELQGLHGELQGAAEPRRAAWEAKAGGWGPEWSTAQRAIQEAVGRDLAALQRAWEQGGAPALPHRPCRLVKRDARAVEGPGLWAAELTGALRIRESRLEAVLGRLQTRCRQELARLAGAEPGLIWILPSSR from the exons atggggcggcggcggcgccggggGTACGCGGTCGGGGCCCTGCCCGAGGCCATCGCCGCGCTGAGTCAGACGCTGCCCGCCGGGCCCAGCCCCGAAATCTTCCGCCGCGCCAAGTTCGACCGTCCGGAGGCG GCCCCAGCGCTCTGGCAGCTGCTCTTCCGCGTGCTCTCGCCGCCGCCGGCCGCCGGCGCCTCCCCTGCCCTCG GGGCCCAAGTCCGCCTGGTGAAGTCGGCGCTGTGCTCCCAGGGCTACCCCAGGCGGGTGCTGGCACAGCTCCCTGAGGACGGCTCCCAGGGCAGCCGTGAGCTTCTGCTGGCGCTGGCCTGGCTGCTGGCCCGCGGGCCCCTGCTGGAACACCTGCTGGCCCAGACTCGAGTGTGGCTGGGTGATGAGATACCCCTGTGCCAG ATCCACTCCTATACCCGCGGCTGCCACAGTGACCGCAGCCTTGGCCACCTGTCTGTTGCTGAGATCCAGCTGCTCAGGGACCCAGAGGGCGGCCAGCAG CTGCTTCAGAGGCTGGAGAGTGAGAACACGCGCCTGGAGGCCGCCCTGCAGTGGCGACGTCAGGAGCTGGTCTTCTGGCAGTGGATG GACACGGTCCTGGGCAGCTGCCGCCTGGAAGCCTCACCGGCCACGGTTCTGCCCAGGGACCCTGCGTCGGGGCCTGGCGAGCTGGAGCTGGTGGCCTGGGAGCTACAGGGACTGCATGGGGAGTTGCAGGGGGCTGCGGAGCCCCGGCGGGCAGCCTGGGAGGCCAAG gctggaggctgggggccgGAGTGGAGCACTGCGCAGCGGGCCATACAGGAGGCTGTGGGGCGGGACCTGGCAGCTCTGCAGCGGGCCTGGGAGCAAGGTGGGGCCCCGGCGCTGCCCCACAGGCCCTGCAGGCTGGTGAAGAGGGATGCCAGAGCCGTGGAGGGCCCAGGCCTGTGGGCTGCCGAGCTGACTGGGGCGCTGCGGATCCGGGAGAGCCGCCTGGAGGCTGTGCTGGGCCGGCTGCAGACACGGTGTCGGCAGGAGCTGGCCAGGCTGGCGGGAGCCGAGCCCGGCCTCATCTGGATCCTGCCATCTAGTCGCTGA